TAGACTGTTTAGAACCTTTTGATTATTTTAAATGTCATTAACTTTAGTGTAATTATAAATCAAGATTTCAATTTCTCAATACAGTTTACGGACTATGCAAAACATAACGATGATAGGGCTAGATTGTTAAATTGTTAGACTGTTACATTAATTTATATTATTAAATTAGTGCATTGTTAAATATAAATTCAAAAAACTATGTATACACAACTCGATATTGAATCACACTTTGACGGAAAGCTTAAAATCGCGTTTCTTAATCAGCCTGAAACAATGAACGCTCTTACTAAGCCGGCTTTAGGAGATCTGAAAGATTTCATTAAAGAATGCAGTGAGGACGAAACGGTAAGATGCGTTGCTATTTCCGGAAGAGGAAGAGCTTTTTGTTCAGGACAGAATCTTGATGAAGCTTTTGTAGTAGGAAAAGAACACCATGATCATGACATCATCAGAAAAATTGTAGTAGATTATTACAATCCTCTCGTGACTGAAGTTACCCGTTGTAAAAAACCAGTTATTGCTTTGGTAAACGGACCTGCAGTAGGAGCTGGTGCGATGCTGGCATTGATCTGTGACTTTGTACTGGCAAACAACAAAGCTTACTTTGCTCAAGCATTTTCAAATATCGGTTTGATCCCTGATACAGGAGGTACTTATTTCTTACCGAAGCTTTTAGGTAGACAATTGGCTAACTATTTAGCATTTACAGGTAAAAAACTATCTGCAGAAGAATCTAAATCTTATGGTCTTGTGGCAGAAGTTTTCAGTGAAGAAGAATTTACTCCAAAGTCAATGGAAATCCTTGAGAGAATGGCCAATATGCCAACAGCAGCGCTTAAGTTGACGAAAAAGGCTTTTGCTCATTCTTATACAAACACATTAAAAGAACAGCTGGATCTGGAAGCCGATCTTCAACAAGAAGCAGCAGAAACAGAAGATTTCATAGAAGGTGTAAATGCCTTTTTACAGAAAAGAAAACCGGATTATAAAGGAAGGTAAAATTCGTATTAATGTATTCATGTAAAATGTATTGATGATTTTAAAACAGGTTTACATGAATACATTTTACATTAATACATTGTACAGATAAAAATGAATATTGGAATTATTGGGGCAGGAACCATGGGCGTTGGAATTGCTCAGGTAGCTGCAACAGCAGGATGCAAAGTCGTTTTATTCGATGCTAATGCTCCACAAATAGATAAAGCACTTACAGGTTTAGAGAAAACCCTTCAGAAATTAACTGAAAAAGGAAAGATCTCTCAGGAAAAAGCTGGAGAAATCAGAAACAATATCATAAAAGGTGAGGTATTGCAGGATTTAAAAGATTCTGATCTAGTTATCGAAGCGATCATTGAAAACAAAGATATCAAAACCAAGGTTTTTACAGAGCTTGAAACCTATGTTTCTGCAGACTGTATCATCGGTTCCAATACATCATCTATTTCTATCACCTCTCTTGGTGCAGAACTAAAGAAACCGGAACGTTTCATCGGAATCCACTTTTTCAATCCGGCTCCATTGATGCCTTTAGTAGAAGTGATTCCCTCTTTATTAACAGAAAAAACGTTAGCAGAAAAAATATATAACCTCATGAAAGACTGGGGGAAGATACCTGTTATTGCTAAAGATATTCCAGGGTTTATTGTAAATAGAATTGCCCGGCCATATTATGGCGAAGCATTAAGAATTGTAGAAGAAAACATTGCGACTCCTGAACAAGTGGATGAAGCAATGAAAACTCTTGGAAACTTCAAAATGGGACCTTTTGAATTAATGGATCTCATTGGAGTAGATGTAAATTTTGCCGTAACAACAACGGTTTATAAAGATTATTTCTACGATCCGAAATACAAGCCTTCTTTACTTCAACAAAGAATGTCTGAAGCTAAACTTCATGGCCGAAAAACAGGAAAAGGCTTTTATGACTACAGTGAAGGTGCTATAAAACCGGAAGCACAGAAAAACGATGCTCTTTATCAACAGATCTTTTTAAGAATTATTTCAATGCTAATCAATGAAGCTGTTGAAGCTAAAAGATTAGGTGTTGCCAATGACGAAGACATTGAACTGGCCATGCAGAAAGGAGTAAACTATCCAAAAGGATTATTAGGCTGGGGAGAGGAAATCGGATATTCAAAAATTTCTGAGACACTACAAGGTCTTTACAACGAATATCAGGAAGAAAGGTACAGACAAAGTCCTTTATTAAGTAAATGAATTAGATAATTTGAAAATGCGCCAATTTGAAAATTGATTATAACTGGTTTTCATTTTCAAATTTTCAGATTTATTTCATTTTCAAATTAATATTATGAATATAGAAGAATTCAGAGCAGAACTGGAAACAAGGCTTCTCATTGAAAAACAGTATTTAACTCAGGAAGCTTCTTCCATGGAGGGTCAGGAAAGACTTGAATTATTGGGGAAGTTTAATGAAAAATACAGAATGTTAATTCAAAGACTAGCCAATGAAAGCGGAATTGATTTAAACGCAATGTATGAAGCCGAAGATAGCTCAGGCAATTCCGATACGAACCTTTCATATGAACAGGTGATTTTAGGGAAAACGATGAGTGTTTACGATAAATTATCGGATGAATTATATGAAGAAATAACAAACGAATAGCAGAAATGAATCCAAGACAAGTTGCAGATTATATGTTCGATCAGGATTATTTTTCCCAATGGATGAATATTAAAATGATTGAAGTGAAAGAAAACTATTGCCTGATAGAAATGCCTATTAAAAAGGACATGCTGAATGGGCTTAAAACTGTTCATGGTGGGGTTACCTTTGCTTTTGCGGATTCAGCATTAGCATTTTCATCCAACAATACAGGAGATGCAGCGGTAGCTTTAAACTGTATCATCAATTTTACCAAAGCTGGAAAAGAAGGTGATGTGTTTAGAGCAGAAAGTGCCCTGGTCAACGATACCAGAAAAACAGCTGTTTATGATATTAAAATCACTAATCAAAACAATGAACTGATTGCCAAATTTGTGGGAACAGTCTATAAAATCGGAAAGAAAGTAACTGAATTATAAAGAATTTGAAAATTTGAAGATGTGGTAATTTGAAAGTTATTATACTCTTTAAATCTTACTATCAGATATTTTCAAATTTTCAAATTGACTCATTTTCAAATTAAAATTATGAACAACGTATACATCATAGACTATGTCAGAACTCCTATTTCAAAACTACAGGGAGGATTATCAGAAGTAAGAGCCGATGATTTGGCAGCCATTGTTATCAAAGAAGTGGTAGCAAGAAATCCTGAAGTTCCTGTAGAGGAAATTGAAGATGTGATCTTCGGATGTGCTAATCAGGCCGGAGAAGATAACAGAAACGTAGCTAGAATGGGGCTTTTATTGGCTGGGCTTCCTTATAAAATAGGAGGTGAGACGGTAAATAGATTGTGTGCTTCAGGAATGTCAGCGGTAGCCAATGCTTTCCGGTCAATTGCAGCTGGAGAAGGGGAAATTTATATTGCAGGCGGAGTAGAACATATGACGCGTTCTCCTTATGTAATGTCAAAGCCTACTGCAGCCTTCGGAAGAGACAGCCAAATGTATGATACCACTTTTGGATGGAGATTTGTAAATCCAAAAATGAAAGAAATGTATGGCGTTGACGGGATGGGTGAAACAGCTGAAAATCTTGCAGACCTTCACCAGATCAACAGAGAAGATCAGGATAAATTTGCCCTTTGGTCTCAGCAAAAAGCAACGAAAGCTCAGCAAAGCGGTAGATTGGCTGAAGAAATTGTAAAAGTTGAAATTCCTCAAAGAAAAGGAGATCCTATCGTTTTTGAAAAAGATGAGTTTATTAAACCAACATCTTCCATGGAAGGATTAGGAAAACTTCGCCCGGCTTTCAGAAAAGAAGGAACAGTAACGGCCGGAAATGCTTCAGGAATGAATGATGGAGCCGCAGCATTGATCTTAGCCAGTGAAGAAGCTGTTAAAAAATATGGATTAAAACCAAAAGCTAGAATCTTAGGATCTTCTGTAGCGGGTGTAGAACCAAGGATTATGGGAATTGGGCCTGTAGAAGCGACTCAAAAACTACTAAAGAGATTAAATCTATCTCTGAATGATATAGACATCATAGAATTAAATGAAGCTTTTGCAGCACAAGCCTTAGCGGTAACAAGAAGCTTAGGATTGCAAGATGACGATGCAAGAATAAATCCGAATGGAGGAGCAATTGCCATCGGTCACCCGCTAGGAGTTTCCGGAGCAAGAATCATTGGTTCTGCAGCTATAGAACTTCAGAAACAAGATAAAAAATATGCATTGTGTACCCTTTGTATCGGTGTTGGACAAGGATATGCAATGGTGATTGAAAAAGTATAAAACAATTTAAAAATGGAGTAATTTGAGAATTTGAAAATGTTTAGCGACATTATTAATTTTCAAATTAACTCATTCTCAAATTTTCAAATTTAAAAATATGAACATCTACTCATATCACGGAATCCGTCCCATTATAAAGCCTTCTGCCTATATTCATCCACAAGCCGTAATTATAGGGAATGTGGAAATTGGTGAAGAAGTCTATATCGGCCCTAATGCAGTAATCCGTGGCGACTGGGGAAAAATTATCATTAAAGATGGAGCGAATGTTCAGGAAAACTGTACACTTCATGTTTTCCCTAATATAGAAACTATTTTAGAGGAATCGGCTCACATTGGACACGGAGCGATTATTCACTCGGGACACATCGGAAAAAACTGCTTGATCGGAATGAATTCTGTAGTGATGGACAAAGCTTATATCGGTGATGAAAGTATTGTCGGTGCTTTGGCATTTGTTCCAGCCAACTTCAGATGTGAACCCAGAAAACTGATCGTAGGAAGTCCTGCAAAAATTATCCGTGATGTTTCCGATGAAATGATTCATTGGAAAACAGAAGGAACAAAACTATATCAGGAACTGGC
The Chryseobacterium tructae genome window above contains:
- the pcaF gene encoding 3-oxoadipyl-CoA thiolase, with protein sequence MNNVYIIDYVRTPISKLQGGLSEVRADDLAAIVIKEVVARNPEVPVEEIEDVIFGCANQAGEDNRNVARMGLLLAGLPYKIGGETVNRLCASGMSAVANAFRSIAAGEGEIYIAGGVEHMTRSPYVMSKPTAAFGRDSQMYDTTFGWRFVNPKMKEMYGVDGMGETAENLADLHQINREDQDKFALWSQQKATKAQQSGRLAEEIVKVEIPQRKGDPIVFEKDEFIKPTSSMEGLGKLRPAFRKEGTVTAGNASGMNDGAAALILASEEAVKKYGLKPKARILGSSVAGVEPRIMGIGPVEATQKLLKRLNLSLNDIDIIELNEAFAAQALAVTRSLGLQDDDARINPNGGAIAIGHPLGVSGARIIGSAAIELQKQDKKYALCTLCIGVGQGYAMVIEKV
- a CDS encoding enoyl-CoA hydratase-related protein — its product is MYTQLDIESHFDGKLKIAFLNQPETMNALTKPALGDLKDFIKECSEDETVRCVAISGRGRAFCSGQNLDEAFVVGKEHHDHDIIRKIVVDYYNPLVTEVTRCKKPVIALVNGPAVGAGAMLALICDFVLANNKAYFAQAFSNIGLIPDTGGTYFLPKLLGRQLANYLAFTGKKLSAEESKSYGLVAEVFSEEEFTPKSMEILERMANMPTAALKLTKKAFAHSYTNTLKEQLDLEADLQQEAAETEDFIEGVNAFLQKRKPDYKGR
- a CDS encoding transferase hexapeptide repeat family protein; its protein translation is MNIYSYHGIRPIIKPSAYIHPQAVIIGNVEIGEEVYIGPNAVIRGDWGKIIIKDGANVQENCTLHVFPNIETILEESAHIGHGAIIHSGHIGKNCLIGMNSVVMDKAYIGDESIVGALAFVPANFRCEPRKLIVGSPAKIIRDVSDEMIHWKTEGTKLYQELAREGKEAILPCEPFTEYVQQIPTKIVDYSIWDDVK
- a CDS encoding 3-hydroxyacyl-CoA dehydrogenase NAD-binding domain-containing protein, which codes for MNIGIIGAGTMGVGIAQVAATAGCKVVLFDANAPQIDKALTGLEKTLQKLTEKGKISQEKAGEIRNNIIKGEVLQDLKDSDLVIEAIIENKDIKTKVFTELETYVSADCIIGSNTSSISITSLGAELKKPERFIGIHFFNPAPLMPLVEVIPSLLTEKTLAEKIYNLMKDWGKIPVIAKDIPGFIVNRIARPYYGEALRIVEENIATPEQVDEAMKTLGNFKMGPFELMDLIGVDVNFAVTTTVYKDYFYDPKYKPSLLQQRMSEAKLHGRKTGKGFYDYSEGAIKPEAQKNDALYQQIFLRIISMLINEAVEAKRLGVANDEDIELAMQKGVNYPKGLLGWGEEIGYSKISETLQGLYNEYQEERYRQSPLLSK
- a CDS encoding PaaI family thioesterase, with the protein product MNPRQVADYMFDQDYFSQWMNIKMIEVKENYCLIEMPIKKDMLNGLKTVHGGVTFAFADSALAFSSNNTGDAAVALNCIINFTKAGKEGDVFRAESALVNDTRKTAVYDIKITNQNNELIAKFVGTVYKIGKKVTEL